A genomic segment from Armatimonadota bacterium encodes:
- a CDS encoding magnesium transporter MgtC produces the protein MSSLGDVLTPLLLASLLGAVVGLERELHGRPAGLRTHILLSMGAALFGMLSVGMKGANTDPTRIAAQVVTGIGFIGAGTIIHLGGTVRGLTTAASIWTTAAIGLAVGLHRQYWLMAIAATVLAFLTLALVHLLESFLKLKRRVRDMEVVAEEGAAVVEPVLDVLSAMRVEVQSIRTLPTLLPGTRRYELSLDLPARVSAELVLGRVAQCPTVREVKWD, from the coding sequence GTGTCTTCTTTGGGGGATGTGCTGACACCGTTGTTGCTGGCTTCTTTACTGGGGGCGGTGGTAGGGCTGGAGCGTGAGCTGCACGGCAGACCGGCGGGTCTGCGCACGCATATTCTGTTGTCGATGGGGGCGGCGCTGTTCGGCATGCTCTCTGTCGGCATGAAGGGTGCCAATACCGACCCCACGCGCATCGCTGCGCAGGTGGTGACGGGTATCGGTTTCATCGGAGCGGGAACGATCATCCATCTGGGAGGCACGGTGCGGGGACTGACCACTGCTGCGAGCATCTGGACGACCGCTGCTATCGGGCTAGCAGTCGGCTTGCACCGTCAGTACTGGTTGATGGCGATAGCCGCGACCGTGCTGGCTTTCTTGACGCTCGCGCTGGTACATCTGCTGGAGAGCTTTCTCAAGCTCAAGCGGCGGGTTCGGGACATGGAGGTGGTGGCGGAGGAGGGAGCGGCGGTTGTTGAACCTGTTCTGGATGTGCTGTCCGCGATGCGCGTGGAGGTGCAGTCGATCCGCACTCTACCTACTCTGCTACCCGGAACGCGCCGTTATGAGCTGTCGCTAGACCTGCCGGCTCGTGTTTCCGCAGAACTGGTGCTCGGCAGGGTAGCTCAGTGTCCGACGGTCCGGGAGGTGAAATGGGACTGA
- the nadC gene encoding nicotinate-nucleotide diphosphorylase (carboxylating), which produces MGLMPALLDMRLVDGIVSRALQEDIGTGDTTTQLTVPEGVEAVGEFRTAQPGVLAGMPVVERVFAQLNPRVRLEPLVKEGQRFDAGTVLAEVHGDARCLLTGERVALNFVQRLSGIATLTARFVEAVKGLPVRICDTRKTTPGLRYLERYAVRVGGGFNHRFGLYDAVLIKDNHIAVCGGIAQAVHRVRHTLPHTMKVEVECDSLQQVQEALEAGVEIILLDNMSLDDLREAVRMAKGRAFLEASGGVRLDTVRQIAETGVDAISVGALTHSAPAIDIQLEIRLK; this is translated from the coding sequence ATGGGACTGATGCCAGCATTACTGGATATGCGCCTTGTGGACGGGATAGTGTCGCGCGCTTTGCAGGAGGATATCGGCACGGGAGATACGACCACTCAGCTCACCGTACCCGAAGGAGTGGAGGCAGTTGGTGAGTTTCGCACTGCCCAGCCGGGTGTGCTAGCGGGAATGCCCGTGGTGGAGCGTGTCTTCGCCCAGCTGAATCCCAGGGTGCGCCTGGAACCTCTGGTGAAGGAGGGACAGCGGTTTGATGCCGGCACGGTGCTCGCAGAGGTGCACGGTGATGCGAGGTGCTTGTTAACTGGGGAGCGAGTGGCTCTGAATTTCGTACAGCGGCTCAGCGGGATTGCCACCCTGACAGCGCGTTTTGTGGAGGCGGTGAAAGGTCTTCCTGTGCGAATCTGTGACACGCGCAAGACGACGCCCGGGCTACGCTATCTGGAGCGCTATGCGGTGCGGGTGGGGGGCGGTTTCAACCATCGCTTTGGGTTGTACGATGCGGTATTAATCAAGGACAATCACATTGCGGTGTGTGGAGGAATCGCACAGGCGGTGCATCGCGTGCGGCATACTCTGCCCCACACGATGAAGGTAGAGGTGGAATGTGATTCTCTCCAGCAGGTTCAGGAGGCGCTGGAGGCGGGAGTAGAAATCATCTTGCTGGATAACATGTCTCTGGATGATCTGCGCGAGGCGGTGCGAATGGCTAAAGGGCGAGCATTTTTGGAAGCTTCGGGCGGGGTGCGCCTCGACACCGTGCGCCAGATCGCAGAAACCGGCGTGGATGCTATCTCGGTAGGTGCGCTCACGCACTCCGCGCCCGCTATCGATATCCAACTGGAGATTCGCCTGAAATAG
- a CDS encoding CBS domain-containing protein has product MPKAKDIMTTDVVTIQGTATVAEAVALMKQRGLRSLIVERRSEDDAYGILTQRDIVYKVVAKGLDPNAVQVHEIMSKPLVVVNPNLDVKYVARLLANTGLSRAPVIGEHRLMGVVSLSDIVNKAM; this is encoded by the coding sequence ATGCCGAAGGCGAAAGACATCATGACCACCGATGTGGTCACCATTCAGGGCACTGCCACCGTAGCGGAAGCGGTTGCGTTGATGAAGCAGAGGGGTTTGCGCTCGCTGATTGTGGAGCGGCGCAGTGAAGATGATGCGTATGGCATCCTCACTCAGCGCGACATCGTGTACAAGGTAGTGGCAAAGGGGCTTGACCCCAATGCGGTGCAGGTGCACGAGATTATGTCCAAGCCGCTGGTGGTAGTCAATCCCAATCTGGACGTGAAGTACGTGGCACGGTTGCTGGCGAACACCGGCTTGTCACGTGCCCCGGTCATCGGGGAGCACCGGCTGATGGGGGTGGTGTCGCTGAGCGACATCGTGAACAAGGCGATGTAA